tcttcccctcctctctccatttctctctgtcctatcctacaacgatgacatcaataactacaacaataaaaacacaataagggcaacaaaagggaataaataaataaataaatattaaaaaaaaagaaaagaaaacatggctgctgggactgggtggtggctcatccggttaagcacaaggacccacacaagggtccATTTGAACCccttatgagcggtgaagcaggtctgcaggtgtctgtctttctctatacctctctgtctccctctcctctctgaatttctttctgttctgtcttgtttaataaaatggggaaaaaagtggctgctgAGAGCCATTTAGGAGAATGACCTCATCTGTGGAAGTTGGCAGTTGAGAACCTCCAAGGATTTGCCTGCCAGCCTCTGAGAAATGGCCAGGGCCTGGTGAGGCTAACTCACAACCCCTGTCCAGTTACTCAGCCCTGGGTTACTGCTTTTCACCTGCTGATCTCTGCAGGGCTTTTGCCCCAGGGATCTTCTTTCTCCACTGACCCAGGGAGAGGAGTCTCAAATCACTAACAAATGAAGCAGGAAAGCCTGCAAGTCTGGGCAAGTCTCTGTGCCAGAGGTGAAGTTTAGAAACAGCacgttgtctctcttccttccttcctatcatattatttatttatttacttatttacttatttttatatgatagagacagtcagaaatcgagagggaagggggtggtagggagagagtctcctgcttcatttgtgaagcttccccacctccAAGTGGGGccaagggatcaaacctgggaccatgtgctttgtaacatggACACTTaattaggtatgccaccacctggtcccccttccttccttcctttctttttcctttttttttttctctctctttttccctccagggttattgttgggactcagtgccagcactatgaatccactgctctcggcatccattttttttttaatatataaaaaggaaacactgacgaaaacataggataagaggggtacaactccacacagttcccaccaccagaactccgtatcccatcccctcacctgatagtttccctattctttatccatctgggagtatggacccagggtcattatggggtgcagaagacggaaggtctggcttctgtaattgcttccccactaaacataggtgttgacgggttgttccatactcccagcctgtctctctctttccctagtggggtggggctttggagaatcagggctccaggacacattggtggggtcttctgcctggggaagtctggttggcatcctgctagcaactggaacctggtgactgaaaagagagttaacatacaaagccaaacaaattgttgactaatcatgaatgtaaaggctggaataaacccaacacacccatccaaaaagatctgtgtacacatatgatcttggcagcacaatttgtaatagccaaaacctggaagcaacccaggtgtccaacaacagatgagtggctgagcaagttgtggtatatatatacaatggaatactactcagctataaaaaatggtgacttcagtcttggatggaccttgaaaaattcatgttgaatgaaataagtcagaaacagaaggatgaatatgggatgatctcactttcaggcagaagttgaaaaacaagatcagaaaagaaaacacaactagaacctgaactggaattggcgtattgcaccaaagtaaaagactcgggtgggtgggtggggagaatacagacccaagaaggatgatagaggacctagtgggggttgtattgttatatgaaaaactggggaatgttatgcatgtacaaactattgtatttactgttgagtgtaaaacattaattccccaagaaagaaataataataataataaaggctggaatagtgcagatgaagagttgggggtggggtctccattttgtagacagctagtagacctattttagttatattccaaagggcccattggctatactagttgtttttgttttgttttgcttttttcccctgagcctgaaacttgatatgtaggtggatccatgttattgtctggggagatgatgtcatagctggaaaaaggaccagaaagctgcatcagggaagagagtatctcccaaatatgggaaaggtgtataaatattattaactgtaaactccatcaatttgatctgatctggggtccataatcagcttaggaacctatgtgacctctgtattcctgtaagatctgagctcacattctgtggtcatgagtaggaatgttacaagctgccccaatttcaggacccatcttcctcaggtgaaacatagagtattttgtccagcctcccttcggaggatggaacattctctaccattgttgatccaagttgagtgcaaggtcctgtaggggcccacaaaggggtctattgtgttgttcctgatagagatgactggtaacattggggagagggatttattcaaggtctaggctcatcatgcctgtttgggaatctcaggactccccaactaggggcatttctcttttttaattgctcatttgtttttattattatttttattcatgtagAGCCAAACAAGCagaaagagagtggaagagagcatagcactgaaactttcttcaatgccacgggggctgggctggaaccagggtcacgcacacggcaaagcagcacactacccaagcatTGCTGTTTTTGTAAGtatccctggagcaggtggatggaggtaaatagttacttttagccacagatttttctttttacaagaatggaagcttctccctgccctaattcaactttctaacccttttctctactctcgacaccattctttcagacaatattcttatccaacctcaggctagctactaaactcaagcaaaactacagtagttgtgtgcccccaggaacatgcctaaaatggttcttctagctttcttttaccctaaaatccctaatctcatctgctctaatcctactttttgattcctgttcattaaccattttgtctcagcttaggtcatgccactttccagacactaagttacaaatgctaccatgactccatcctgatttctctgggcagacgacttcaccaatgtgtcctggaccctcgcatctccagacttctggtccactagggaaagatagaaacagactgggggtatggaccgacctgtcactgcccatgctcagcagagaagagaaagagtcaGAATCTGGCATATGTGGCCCTGGGTATTGAACTCAATACCTCAAAAAAGCATGCTCTGTGATTTACCCCTGACCACCTCCCCAGACTCATGGCccacttcttttctaagtttttttttttttaacttaagtaGTGAATGAGTAGTGTTTATAACAATATGAGATAGAgcggtatagtttcacaccacacccatcaccaaagttctatcccccaccccaaagataaccaccatagttctcccaaagtattagagacagtttgattactttttttttttttgggggggggaagctcacgtgtttcaattctctatattccatatatgaatgaaaccatttggTACTTGCCTTTCattttttgcttatttcactaagcataatcaccttcaattctttttttttaattaaattttgtttattatctttgtttattcattggatagagacagccagaaattgggaggaaggggCAGTGCGCCAGTCGCGGTCACCCAGAAAGGCCACCATGCTGACCCGCTTCCTGGGGCCGCAGTACCGGCAACTGGCCCAGAACTGGGTCCCCACGGCCGGCGtgtgggcggcggcggcgggcgccgTGGGGCTGGTCTGGGCCACCGACTGGCGGCTGGTGCTGGACTGGGTGCCCTACATCAACGGCAAGTTCAAGAAGGACTGAGCGCGccgcgacgacatcaacaacaacaataaccacaacaaggctacaacaacgaaGGCAACAACGAATAGCGAGATCTTGGtggagacagaaatgagagggaagaggaagaaagacctgCGTCCCAGCTCGCGCCCCTGGGTCCTGGCGCTGAGGCCtgaggtgcgccg
Above is a window of Erinaceus europaeus chromosome 3, mEriEur2.1, whole genome shotgun sequence DNA encoding:
- the LOC103120882 gene encoding cytochrome b-c1 complex subunit 10-like, producing MLTRFLGPQYRQLAQNWVPTAGVWAAAAGAVGLVWATDWRLVLDWVPYINGKFKKD